AATAACTAACAGGGTTTAAAGGGAAACGTCCTTTTATAATCGATAAATCTTGCCACAATATAGTTGCATTTGTACTCGTTTCAAGTACCCCATTTCGATCAACATCTAAATTACCCACAATAATATCAGCACTAGGATAATCCTTAAACTTGTCAACAATAATCTGAAAAGCATCTGGGTAAAAATAATCATCAGCATTTAAATACACAATTAAATCTCCAGTACATAATCCAAAAGCTTTGTTCATAGCATCCGATTGCCCACTATCTTTTTCGGATATCCAATTGATATGTGCATGTTTTTTAAGTATCTCTACCGTATTGTCTGATGATAAACCGTCCACAACTATATGCTCCCAATTGGTATAACCTTGCGCTAAAACACTAGCAATACTCGTTTCTATATATTTACCAGAATTATAACTGGGTGTTAATACACTAATTTTCATTTAATAAAGCGTTAACAATTAATAACCTCTCAGATCTTTTACCATACAGATAATACACTCTATTTCTCTTTTAAAAACTTCTCATTATAAACTAAACGAATCCCGTCTTTCAAACCTATCTTATGTTTCCAGCCCAAACCATGAATTTTACTAACGTCTAATAATTTACGTGGCGTACCATCAGGTTTGTCAGTATTCCAATCAATAGTTCCTTTAAAACCAGTAATATCTTGGATTAAAAGCGCTAGGTCTTGGATAGATAAATCTGTTCCCGTACCAATATTAATAGGTGCATTCCCGGTGTAATGTGTCATTAAAAAGCAGCAAGCTTCAGCCAAATCATCCACATGCAAAAATTCGCGCATGGGTTTTCCTGAACCCCAAACCTCAACACGAGGTAAATTGGCTTCTTTCGCAGCATGAAACTTACGCAACAAAGCGGGTAGCACATGGGAATTCTTTAAATCGTAATTATCATTCGGTCCATATAAATTAGTAGGCATAGCGGAAATAAAATTACAACCATATTGTCTATTATAATTTTCACAAAGTTTCACACCTGCTATTTTCGCAATAGCATAAGGCTCATTGGTCGGTTCTAAAGCACCAGTTAACATACTAGATTCCTGTATTGGCTGCTCCGCATATTTTGGATAGATACAGGACGACCCTAAAAACAAAAGTTTCTTGACGGCATGCACATAACTCTGATGAATCACGTTCGCCTCCATCATAAGATTCTCATATAAAAAATCGGCACGATACGTATTATTAGCGACAATCCCACCTACTTTAGCGGCCGCGAGAAACACATAGTCTGGTTTTTCCGTTTCAAAAAACGTAGAAACGGCTTGCTGATTGGTTAAATCTAGTTCTTTAGAGCTTCTATAAAGCAAATTCGTAAATCCTTGGGCTTCCAAGGCTCTCATAATGGCAGAACCTACCATTCCAGTATGACCAGCAACATATATTTTAGCGTTTTTATTCATGCTTAAAAGAGGCTTTCTGCGCGTTGGAATCAAAACCACCTGCTTTTAAATAGGCTTCTTTCTGGCACATGTTTAAATCATAAACCATCATTTCGGTTATTAATGTCTTCAAGGTATATTTCGGCTCCCAATTCAACAATTCTTTACATTTATCCGCATTTCCCACTAATAAATCTACTTCTGTTGGTCTATAATAATTAGGATCTATTTTTACAACTACCTGGCCAATGGGCAATTGGTATTCCAAATCATGGCAAGCAGAAACTACCGCCACCTCATCAGCGCCTTTACCCGAAAAGATAAGTTCAATTCCAACCTCTTTAAAAGCCATATTCACAAAATCTCGAACACTTGTAGTAACACCTGTAGCTATCACATAATCCCTGGGTGTGTCCTGTTGCAACATCAGCCACATAGCTTCTACGTAATCTTTGGCATGTCCCCAATCGCGTTGCGCATCTAGATTTCCTAAATATAAAACATCTTGTTGCTTTAAAGCAATCCGACTGGCTGCGCGTGTAATTTTTCGAGACACAAAGGTCTCTCCACGCAAAGGGGATTCGTGATTAAACAAAATCCCATTACAAGCGTACATATTATAAGCTTCTCTATAATTAACGGTAATCCAGTAGGCATACAATTTTGCCACACCATAAGGCGATCTTGGATAAAATGGTGTCGTTTCACATTGCGGGGTTTCTTGTACTAAACCATATAATTCCGACGTGGAAGCTTGATAGATTTTAGTTTTTTCTGTAAGCCCCAATAAACGAACGGCTTCTAGAATCCGCAAGGTTCCCAAACCATCTACGTTGGCGGTATATTCCGGCGTATCAAAACTCACTTTTACA
Above is a window of Bizionia sp. M204 DNA encoding:
- a CDS encoding glycosyltransferase family 2 protein, which gives rise to MKISVLTPSYNSGKYIETSIASVLAQGYTNWEHIVVDGLSSDNTVEILKKHAHINWISEKDSGQSDAMNKAFGLCTGDLIVYLNADDYFYPDAFQIIVDKFKDYPSADIIVGNLDVDRNGVLETSTNATILWQDLSIIKGRFPLNPVSYFYKRKVQETIGNFPNDEHYTMDYWFLIRAFYLFKPVKIEDVLGCFVFDGNNKTSVIVDGFSIQMPHALRFTLKYTPKRFFKVYYNLLKNKRNKTREAVLLRKVLKKLSR
- a CDS encoding GDP-L-fucose synthase, whose protein sequence is MNKNAKIYVAGHTGMVGSAIMRALEAQGFTNLLYRSSKELDLTNQQAVSTFFETEKPDYVFLAAAKVGGIVANNTYRADFLYENLMMEANVIHQSYVHAVKKLLFLGSSCIYPKYAEQPIQESSMLTGALEPTNEPYAIAKIAGVKLCENYNRQYGCNFISAMPTNLYGPNDNYDLKNSHVLPALLRKFHAAKEANLPRVEVWGSGKPMREFLHVDDLAEACCFLMTHYTGNAPINIGTGTDLSIQDLALLIQDITGFKGTIDWNTDKPDGTPRKLLDVSKIHGLGWKHKIGLKDGIRLVYNEKFLKEK
- the gmd gene encoding GDP-mannose 4,6-dehydratase, with translation MKNQKTALITGVTGQDGAYLAELLLEKGYQVHGIKRRASLLNTDRVDHLYQDPHEEDIRFTLHYGDLSDAMNITRIIQDVHPDEIYNLGAMSHVKVSFDTPEYTANVDGLGTLRILEAVRLLGLTEKTKIYQASTSELYGLVQETPQCETTPFYPRSPYGVAKLYAYWITVNYREAYNMYACNGILFNHESPLRGETFVSRKITRAASRIALKQQDVLYLGNLDAQRDWGHAKDYVEAMWLMLQQDTPRDYVIATGVTTSVRDFVNMAFKEVGIELIFSGKGADEVAVVSACHDLEYQLPIGQVVVKIDPNYYRPTEVDLLVGNADKCKELLNWEPKYTLKTLITEMMVYDLNMCQKEAYLKAGGFDSNAQKASFKHE